One region of Octopus sinensis linkage group LG30, ASM634580v1, whole genome shotgun sequence genomic DNA includes:
- the LOC118768492 gene encoding gastrula zinc finger protein XlCGF7.1-like: protein NICGKLFPQRNNLTTHQRIHTGEKPFHCDICGKSFPQRNNLTTHQRIHTGEKPFHCDICGKSFPQRNNLTTHQRIHTGEKPFHCDICGKSFPQRNNLTTHQRIHTGEKPFHCDICGKSFPQRNNLTTHQRIHTGEKPFHCDICGKSFPQRNNLTTHQRIHTGEKPFHCDICGKSFFQKGSLTRHKRIHTGEKPFQCDIC from the coding sequence aacatctgtggtaaattattcccCCAACGTAATAACTTGACTacacaccaacgtattcatacaggggagaagccatttcactgtgacatctgtggtaaatcattccctcaacgtaataacttgactacacaccaacgtattcatacaggggagaagccatttcactgtgacatctgtggtaaatcattccctcaacgtaataacttgactacacaccaacgtattcatacaggggagaagccatttcactgtgacatctgtggtaaatcattccctcaacgtaataacttgactacacaccaacgtattcatacaggggagaagccatttcactgtgacatctgtggtaaatcattccctcaacgtaataacttgactacacaccaacgtattcatacaggggagaagccatttcactgtgacatctgtggtaaatcattccctcaacgtaataacttgactacacaccaacgtattcatacaggggagaagccatttcattgtgacatctgtggtaaatcattcttccAAAAAGGTAGcttgactagacacaaacgtattcatacaggggagaaaccattccagtgtgacatctgt
- the LOC115226344 gene encoding LOW QUALITY PROTEIN: zinc finger protein 271-like (The sequence of the model RefSeq protein was modified relative to this genomic sequence to represent the inferred CDS: inserted 3 bases in 2 codons), whose amino-acid sequence CDICGKSFSQNSDLTKHRRLHSGERPYHCDICGKSFSQNSDLTKHRRLHSGERPYHCDICGKSFSQNSDLTKXRRLHSGERPYHCDICGKSFSQNSDLTKHRRLHSGERPYHCDICGKSFSQSSDLTKHRRLHSGERPYHSDICGQSFSQNSDLTKHRRLHSGERPYHCDICGKSFSQNSDLTKHRRLHSGERPYHCDICAKSFSQNSDLTKHRRLHSGERPYHCDICGKSFSQNSDLTKHRRLHSGERPYHCDICGKSFSQNSDLTKHRRLHSGERPYHCDICXKSFSQSSDLTKHRRLHSGERPYHSDICGQSFSQNSDLTKHRRLHSGERPYHCDICGKSFSQNSDLTKHRRLHSGERPYHCDICAKSFSQNSDLTKHRRLHSGERPYHCDICGKSFSQNSDLTKHRRLHSGERPYHL is encoded by the exons tgtgatatctgtggtaaatcattctcacaaaatagtgacttaactaaacacagacgtcttcattcaggcgaaagaccgtatcactgtgatatctgtggtaaatcattctcacaaaatagtgacttaactaaacacagacgtcttcattcaggcgaaagaccgtatcactgtgatatctgtggtaaatcattctcacaaaatagtgacttaactaa cagacgtcttcattcaggcgaaagaccgtatcactgtgatatctgtggtaaatcattctcacaaaatagtgacttaactaaacacagacgtcttcattcaggagagagaccatatcactgtgatatctgtggtaaatcattctcacaaagtagtgacttaactaaacacagacgtcttcattcaggagagagaccatatcactctgatatctgtggtcaatcattctcacaaaatagtgacttaactaaacacagacgtcttcattcaggcgaaagaccgtatcactgtgatatctgtggtaaatcattctcacaaaatagtgacttaactaaacacagacgtcttcattcaggcgaaagaccgtatcactgtgatatctgtgctaaatcattctcacaaaatagtgacttaactaaacacagacgtcttcattcaggcgaaagaccgtatcactgtgatatctgtggtaaatcattctcacaaaatagtgacttaactaaacacagacgtcttcattcaggagagagaccatatcactgtgatatctgtggtaaatcattctcacaaaatagtgacttaactaaacacagacgtcttcattcaggagagagaccatatcactgtgatatct gtaaatcattctcacaaagtagtgacttaactaaacacagacgtcttcattcaggagagagaccatatcactctgatatctgtggtcaatcattctcacaaaatagtgacttaactaaacacagacgtcttcattcaggcgaaagaccgtatcactgtgatatctgtggtaaatcattctcacaaaatagtgacttaactaaacacagacgtcttcattcaggcgaaagaccgtatcactgtgatatctgtgctaaatcattctcacaaaatagtgacttaactaaacacagacgtcttcattcaggcgaaagaccgtatcactgtgatatctgtggtaaatcattctcacaaaatagtgacttaactaaacacagacgtcttcattcaggagagagaccatatcac ctgtga